From Halobacillus sp. Marseille-Q1614, the proteins below share one genomic window:
- a CDS encoding GNAT family N-acetyltransferase yields MKPIGYVRTAEIADAKDMARLMSFLGYPAALEEMEDRLPLILNDPIYHTCVYEAKGQLIGMIGMMYSRAYHTDDSHIRVIAFVVHPDYQGNGVGRALMNEAEKWGRDKEATRLTLNSGNRDERKQAHSIYEQLGFEGKATGFYKKL; encoded by the coding sequence ATGAAACCAATAGGGTATGTTCGAACAGCTGAAATTGCGGATGCGAAGGATATGGCCCGCCTTATGTCCTTCTTAGGATATCCGGCTGCTCTTGAAGAAATGGAGGATCGGCTTCCTTTAATTTTGAATGATCCGATTTACCATACCTGCGTATATGAAGCAAAAGGACAGTTAATCGGGATGATTGGTATGATGTACAGCCGCGCGTACCATACGGATGACTCCCATATCCGCGTCATTGCATTTGTTGTCCATCCTGATTATCAAGGCAATGGAGTGGGAAGAGCCCTAATGAATGAAGCTGAAAAATGGGGGCGTGATAAAGAAGCGACACGCCTGACGTTAAACAGCGGTAATCGGGATGAACGTAAGCAGGCGCATTCCATTTACGAACAATTAGGATTTGAAGGAAAAGCGACTGGTTTCTATAAAAAATTATAG
- the mbcS gene encoding acyl-CoA synthetase MbcS, protein MNREELIAPENYNLVQEFEKHASDPSRKAILWENEQGEKDEITYETLIKNANKIGNTFLNAGLKKGDKVLVMIPRLISAYEVYIAALKTGLVIIPSSEMLRPKDISYRLSHGEANAVVCYAPFTDQFKDVPELKNVTAFSAGGQTEGWLSLDDLKEDETSDLPIAQTNREDMAFLSYTSGTTGNPKGVVHTHGWGFAHLKTAAYQWLSIKEGDTVWATAGPGWQKWVWSPFLSVLGAGATGLVYNGKFNPKTYLNLLDEHKVNVLCCTPTEYRLMAKVDNLPDYKLENLHSAVSAGEPLNREVIETFQKHFNVTVRDGYGQTENTLLVGIMKDMEVRPGSMGQPTPGNTVEIIDDLGEPVGPGEVGDIAVHLETPALFREYYKDPERTKMAQRGQYYITGDQASKDADGYFWFEGRSDDIIISSGYTIGPFEVEDALVKHAAVQECAVVASPDEVRGNVVKAFIVLQEGYKGDDELIKNLQEHVKELTAPYKYPRKIEFIETLPKTTSGKIRRVELRRQEQRQI, encoded by the coding sequence ATGAATCGTGAAGAACTGATCGCTCCGGAAAATTATAATCTGGTACAGGAATTCGAAAAGCATGCTAGTGACCCATCAAGGAAAGCTATCCTGTGGGAAAATGAGCAAGGCGAAAAAGATGAGATTACATATGAAACTTTAATAAAAAATGCGAACAAGATTGGAAATACTTTTCTAAATGCAGGTCTGAAAAAGGGAGATAAAGTGTTAGTAATGATCCCTCGACTTATTTCAGCCTATGAGGTGTATATAGCAGCTTTAAAAACGGGTCTGGTCATCATCCCGAGTTCTGAAATGCTGAGACCTAAAGATATTTCATATCGCTTATCCCACGGGGAAGCCAATGCGGTCGTCTGTTATGCCCCGTTTACTGACCAATTTAAAGATGTCCCAGAACTTAAAAATGTAACCGCTTTCTCGGCTGGGGGACAGACGGAAGGGTGGCTGAGCTTAGACGACCTAAAAGAAGATGAAACAAGTGATCTGCCAATTGCTCAAACGAACCGGGAGGATATGGCTTTTCTCTCCTATACCTCCGGAACGACGGGCAACCCTAAAGGAGTGGTCCACACACACGGCTGGGGATTTGCTCATTTAAAAACCGCTGCGTATCAATGGCTTTCGATTAAGGAAGGGGACACTGTTTGGGCGACTGCTGGTCCTGGATGGCAGAAATGGGTATGGAGCCCGTTTTTATCCGTTCTTGGAGCAGGAGCAACAGGATTAGTCTATAACGGAAAGTTTAATCCTAAGACTTATCTAAACCTGTTGGATGAACATAAAGTAAATGTCTTATGCTGTACGCCGACTGAGTACCGCCTTATGGCCAAGGTTGATAATTTGCCTGATTACAAGCTTGAGAATCTGCACAGCGCCGTATCGGCCGGTGAGCCGTTAAACAGGGAAGTGATTGAGACTTTCCAGAAACATTTTAACGTAACAGTCAGGGATGGTTACGGGCAGACTGAAAATACACTCCTTGTAGGGATTATGAAGGATATGGAAGTACGTCCAGGCTCCATGGGGCAGCCTACACCGGGGAATACAGTAGAAATCATTGATGATTTGGGAGAACCCGTGGGACCCGGAGAAGTAGGAGATATTGCCGTACACTTAGAAACGCCGGCATTATTTCGTGAATACTATAAAGACCCTGAGCGAACGAAAATGGCTCAGCGTGGTCAATACTATATTACAGGAGACCAGGCCTCTAAAGATGCTGATGGATATTTCTGGTTTGAAGGCAGAAGTGATGACATTATTATCAGTTCCGGGTATACGATTGGACCTTTTGAAGTGGAGGATGCTCTTGTTAAGCATGCTGCGGTTCAGGAATGTGCGGTTGTCGCCAGTCCAGATGAAGTGAGAGGAAACGTCGTGAAAGCTTTCATCGTTTTACAGGAAGGATATAAGGGAGACGATGAATTGATTAAAAATCTTCAAGAACATGTGAAGGAATTAACCGCTCCATATAAATATCCAAGGAAGATCGAATTCATTGAAACTCTTCCGAAGACTACTTCCGGCAAGATCCGCCGCGTGGAATTAAGGAGACAAGAACAACGTCAGATATGA
- a CDS encoding YitT family protein translates to MTKKLLSFLLINLGAFAVAVNVHFFLSPNDLATGGVSGLSIVLNKVFPDLTLGTIMILLNIVLFIIGFIFLGFQFGTKTIYASFALSFMVWGLETFFPIQQPLSNDLLIQLIIGQIIAASGMALVFHQGASTGGTDIIAMILNKYFSVEVGKGVLFSDIAIALSSAFIFGPAIGMYAFFGVILNGLVIDYALQQFDDNKEIVIISRRSDEVREFIVQHLGRGATIHYARGAFNQEDKEVITSIMNRRDYSKLKKYMLAVDESAFITVHSMNEILGQNFKRLA, encoded by the coding sequence ATGACAAAGAAATTGCTATCATTTTTACTCATAAATCTAGGTGCTTTTGCAGTAGCTGTAAACGTCCATTTCTTTCTTTCACCTAATGACTTAGCTACTGGAGGAGTCAGTGGTTTATCTATCGTTTTAAATAAAGTCTTTCCTGATTTAACCTTAGGTACAATTATGATCCTGCTAAACATTGTCTTATTTATTATCGGCTTTATCTTCCTAGGTTTTCAGTTTGGAACGAAAACAATTTACGCAAGTTTCGCACTTTCGTTTATGGTATGGGGGCTTGAAACATTTTTCCCTATTCAGCAGCCGTTAAGTAATGATTTATTAATTCAGCTGATCATCGGGCAGATTATTGCTGCATCCGGAATGGCACTGGTATTTCACCAGGGTGCCTCAACGGGAGGTACCGATATTATCGCGATGATTCTAAATAAATATTTCTCTGTTGAAGTAGGAAAAGGCGTTCTATTCTCTGATATTGCAATAGCTTTATCTTCTGCGTTCATTTTTGGGCCTGCTATTGGAATGTATGCCTTCTTCGGTGTTATTTTAAACGGACTAGTGATTGACTATGCTCTTCAACAGTTCGATGATAATAAAGAAATCGTCATTATCAGCCGTAGAAGTGATGAAGTACGTGAATTCATCGTTCAACATCTGGGAAGAGGTGCTACGATTCATTATGCTCGCGGCGCCTTTAATCAAGAGGATAAAGAAGTTATCACTTCCATTATGAATAGAAGAGATTACTCCAAACTAAAAAAATATATGCTGGCAGTTGATGAAAGTGCGTTTATCACTGTTCATTCAATGAACGAAATCCTCGGGCAGAACTTCAAGCGTTTAGCCTGA